A single Ochrobactrum sp. BTU1 DNA region contains:
- a CDS encoding FadR family transcriptional regulator: protein MIDWLADSSPVNRKNAAEIVFEDIRTAIANGRLTVGTRLPSETQLSQKYSVSRPIVREALRSLQTLGLTHTRTGSGTYVLKTSPGPELSYGGYSARDLIEARPFIEVPAAGWAATRHTNEQMTNLIDLCDRMDRQTDPHKWVLLDTEFHSMIALASGNAMFAKIVADARIALSRQSELVNLMAGRREASNIEHRQIAEAIRTGSEEQARLAMQTHLGQVKLAVTTIMAEEKTASDQR from the coding sequence GTGATTGACTGGCTGGCAGATTCAAGCCCGGTAAACCGGAAAAATGCTGCGGAAATCGTCTTTGAAGACATTCGCACCGCTATCGCGAATGGACGCCTGACGGTTGGAACACGTCTGCCCTCTGAAACTCAACTCTCTCAAAAATATAGTGTCAGTCGTCCCATCGTGCGCGAGGCACTACGTTCGCTGCAGACGCTTGGCCTCACCCACACCCGCACGGGAAGCGGCACTTATGTGCTTAAAACGTCTCCGGGCCCCGAGCTGAGCTATGGTGGCTATTCGGCGCGCGATCTTATCGAGGCGCGCCCCTTCATCGAAGTGCCGGCAGCCGGATGGGCCGCAACCCGTCACACGAACGAGCAAATGACCAATCTCATTGATCTCTGCGATCGCATGGATCGGCAGACCGATCCGCACAAATGGGTACTGCTTGACACAGAATTTCACAGTATGATTGCACTGGCGTCCGGCAATGCCATGTTTGCGAAGATTGTAGCGGACGCCCGGATAGCGCTCTCACGACAGTCCGAACTCGTCAATCTGATGGCCGGTCGACGTGAAGCCTCCAACATCGAGCACCGCCAGATTGCAGAGGCAATCAGGACCGGGTCCGAAGAGCAGGCACGTCTTGCAATGCAGACCCATCTCGGACAGGTCAAACTGGCTGTCACCACCATTATGGCTGAGGAAAAAACCGCATCAGACCAGAGATAA